From Malaciobacter mytili LMG 24559:
AATGTCTGTTTTAGCAAAATTAAGAGGTTGGGAATTTGATTTTTATGTAAAGCATATTTCAAACTTTTTAAAAGATAATCCAGCAGGTAATTATAAAGCTTCTTTAGAAAATGGTGCAAATATTATAGAAAAAGAAGTTGAGGATTTGCACTCTTATATAAGTGAAAATTTATTAAGTAAAGAGATTTTATATATTCAAGAGGGCGGAAGAGTAAAAGAGGCTAGTTATGGAATAGAAATTTTATCAAACGAGATAAAAAGTTGGGCAAAACAAAATAATATAAAACAATTAAAAGTAATGTTACCAAGTGGAACAGGAACAACCGCTCTTTTTTTACAAAAATATTTACCTTTTGAAGTTTTAACTTGTCCTTGTGTGGGAAAAGAAGAGTATTTAAAAAAACAATTTTTTTCATTGGAAGAAAATGAAAAATTTCATCCCACAATTTTAAAACTTTCAAAAAATTATCATTTTGGAAAGCTATATAAGGAGTTTTATGAAATTTACCTTGAATTAAAAAAGCAGACAAATATAGAATTTGAACTATTATATGATCCTTTAGGTTTTATAAGTTTAGTAAACTCTGATTATTTTTTTTCACAAACACCTGTTTTATATATACATCAAGGAGGTATTTTAGGTAATAAAACTATGATAGAGAGATATAAAAGAAAGTTAAATTTTAATAATTAATGGTATAATTTTGTAACATTTTTTGAAGGTTAAAGTTGAAGATTAAAAATTATTTTTTTATCTTTTTTATATTGTATTTTTCATTATCTTTAAATGCCAATGAACTAAAAAAAGCTAGTATTCAATTAAATTGGAAATATCAATTTGAATTTGCAGGATATATAGCAGCAATTGAAAAAGGTTTTTACAAAGAAATTGGGTATGATGTTGAATTAAGAGAGTTAAATGAAAATATAAATGTTGTAGATGAAGTTAAAAATCAAAGGGCAACATTTGGTATTTATGACTCATCAATTTTAGATAAGTATGATAATACAAAACCTATAATTTTACTTGCAAATTATCTTAAAAAATCTCCTTTAGTTTTTGTAACAAAGCAAGATATTTATTCTCCTACAGATTTAAAAAATAAAAAAATAATGATTTCAAATTTTGAACTTGAAAACTCTTCTTTATCAAAACTTTTAGAGAAATTTAAAATAAAAAAAGAGGATTTTACAGTAATTGCACATGAAATTTCTATTGAGAAGTTTATAAAAGGTGAAGTTGATGTAACAACAGCTTATATTACAAATCAACTTTATTATTTACAAAAAGAAAAAGTACCTTTTAATATTTTAAATCCAATGAATTATGAAATCTATGGTTTTGGTGGTAATTTATTTTCTTCTTTAGAGTATGTAAAAAATAATACTTCAAATATAAATAACTTTATTAAAGCTACAAATAAAGGGTGGAAGTATGCTTTAGAAAATAAAGAAGAGATAATAAATATAATTTATAATAAATATTCAAAACAAAAAAGTAAAGAAGCCTTATTATATGAGGCTAAAATGATAGAAAATATTATGCTTTTAGATGTTTATAAATTAGGAGAAGTTAGAAAAACTCTAGTTTTAGATGAATTAATAAGAGCACAAAATATAAATTTAATAGATAAATCAGTAACTTTAAATGATATTATTTATTCTTTAAGTAAATATTCAAAAAATTATAATTTTTCATTGGATGAATTGGACTATTTAAATAGAAAAAAACAAATACTTATGTGTACTGATCCTTCTTGGATGCCTTATGAAAAAATAGAAGAAGGAAAGCATACAGGAATAATTAGTGATTATATATCTTTTTTTGAAAAAGAGATTAATATTCCTATTAAATTATATGTAACAAAAAGTTGGAATGAGAGTTTAAAAGCAATAAGTGAAAAAAAATGTGATATTCTCTCAGGTGTTATTCCCACAGAAATTCGTACAAAAAATATGGATATAACAAAACCATATATAAATTTTCCTTTAGTTATTGCCACTAAAAAAGAAGAGATGTTTATTTCAAATCTTGATGAAGTTATAGAAACAAAAAAAATAGCAGTTGTAAGAGACTATGCTTATTCAGAGGTTTTTAAAAAAAGGTATCCAAAAAATAAAATAGTTTTAGTTAATAATGTAGAAGAGGGCTTAGAAAAAGTTTTACATGGTGAAATCTTTGGTTTTATTGATAGTATTACTACAATTGGTTATAAGTTACAAAGAGAGTATTTTTCTGAATTAAAAATAGCTGGAAAATTTGATGAAAAATATTCTCTTGGAATTGGTGTTAGAAATGACGAGCCCCTTTTATTTTCTATTTTTGATAAACTTGTATTAAAACTTGATATTTCAACTAAACATGAGATTTTAAAAAAATGGATAAATGTTCAATATGATGGGGATTTTGACTATAAACTATTTTGGAAAATTTTTATAATTTTTATTATTATAATTTTTATTATTACTTATAGATATAAAGAAGTAGTTAATAATAAAGAAAATCTTCAAAAAGAAAGAAAAAAACTTGAAGAGAAAAATGCAGAATTAAAGAAAATGCAAAAAGCTTTAAAAGACTCACTTCAAAACTTTGAAATATTACTTGATTCTACAATGGAAGCTGTTCTTGTATTTAAAGAACATGACTGTATTGATATAAATAAAGTTGGATATAAACTATTAGGCTATAAAAGTAAATCTGAGGTTATAGGAAAAAGTTTATATCATCATGTGCATGAAGATTTTATCGTAACTTTAAAAGAATCTTTAAATAAAAACTTAGAGTCATATGAAATAGAGTTTGTAAGAACTGATGGCTCAACTTTTCCTGCACTTGTAAAAGATAGATATATTTATTTAAATAATGAAAGAGTAAAGCTTTTTACAATTGTTGATTTAACAGAACTTAAAAATAAAGAAAATCTTTTATTTAAGCAATCTAAACTTGCTTCAATGGGAGAAATGATAGGAAATATTGCCCATCAATGGAGACAACCTCTTAGTTTAATTTCAACTATAGCAACAGGCTTAAAATTAAAAATCGAGACACAAACAGAAGATAAAAATGAATCAATAGAGTTTTTAGATAGGTTAAATACTACTGCACAACATCTTTCTTCAACTATTGATGATTTTAGAAATTTCTTTGCTGCTGATAAAAGAAAAGAAGAGTTTTATGTTTATTCTTTAATTGAGCAAAATTTAGTTTTATTAGATAGTATTTTTAAAACAAATTTTATTGAAGTAAAAATAGATATAGATAAAAATATTAAGTTAAATACTTATAAAAATGAATTAACTCAAGCTTTATTAAATATTTTAAATAATGCTAATGATGCTTTTAAAGAAAAGAGTTTAGAAGAGGATAAATATATTTTTATAAGAGTTTATAAAAAACATAAAAATGTATTTATTTGCATAAAAGATAATGCAGGTGGAATTCCTACTACTATTATAGATAAAATCTTTGAACCATATTTTACTACAAAGCATAAAAGTAATGGAACAGGAATAGGGCTATATATGACTTATCAAATAATAAATGAGCATATTCATGGCAAAATTGAAGTGGAAAATTGCACTTATATTTATAATAATGAAACTCATAAAGGTGCTAAATTTATAATAACTATTCCTAATAAGTGATAAATTGATTTCAATCATTTAGAGTTTTACTTTATTTTAGATATAATATTAACCTATGATAAAAATCATGAGGAATGTTTTATTGAATAAGAGTAATATTATACTTATAGGTTTTATGGGAGTAGGAAAAGGAACAGTTGCAAGAGCACTTGTAAAAAACTCTACATTATTCTCAATAGATACTGATGACTTAATTGAAAGTATTGAAAGTAGAAAAATCAAAAAAATTTTTGAAACAGATGGGGAAGCTTATTTTAGAGCACTTGAAAAAAGATGTGCTTTATGGCTAGAAAATAGTGTAAATAATACAATCATCTCAACAGGTGGTGGATTTTATAAGCAAGAAAATCTACAAAAAATTGGAAAAGTAATCTACTTAAAATCTAGTTTTGAAGGTATCTTAGAAAGAATTAGAAATTCTGAAAATGCAGAGAAAAAGTTTAAGAAAAGACCTCTTCTAAAAAATCTTGAAGAAGCAAAAAAATTATATGACTTAAGAGCAAGGGAATACGAAGCTGTTGCTAATGTAGTTATAAATGTTGAAAATAGAGATATTTTAGATATTGTAAATGAGATATTAGAAGTAATTTAGAGGGAAATTATGAAGATTATTAGTACAAAACAGGAAAATTTTAAAGAAGAATTTGAAGCTATTTTAGCAAGAGCTAAAACAGATATTCAAGGTGTTTCAGCCATAGTAACAAATATTATAAATGAAATTGTTGAAGAAAAAAATAGTGCTTTAAAAAGACATATTGAAAAGTTTGATAAGTGGGAAGTAAAAAGTGATGAAGAACTTTTAATTTCAAAAGATGATATGAAAAAAGCCTATGATAATATAAATGCTGATTTAAAAAAGGCTTTACATACTGCTTATGATAGAATTAAAGCATATCATGAAAAACAACTTCCAAAATCTTGGTTGGATTTTGAAAAAAATGGAACTGTTTTAGGACAAAAAGTATCTCCTGTTGATAGAGCTGGTTTATATATTCCAGGAGGAAAAGCTGCATATCCTAGTTCTTTACTTATGAATGCAATTCCTGCTATTGTTGCAGGTGTTGAAGAGATAGTTGTATGTACGCCAACTCCTAATAATGAGATAAATGAATTACTACTTGCAGCTTGTCATATTTGTAATATTTCTAAAGCTTTTAAAGTTGGAGGAGCAAGTGCAATTGCAGCAATGGCTTATGGAACACAAACTATTCCCAAAGTTGATGTAATAACAGGTCCAGGAAATATCTTTGTTGCTACTGCTAAAAAGCTAGTTTTTGGTGAAGTAAATATTGATATGATTGCTGGTCCTTCTGAAATTGGGATATTATCAGATAGTACAGCAAAACCAAAATATTTAGCAATAGATTTACTTTCTCAAGCAGAACATGATGAAATGGCTAGTTCTATTATGATTACAATTGATGAAGAAATAGCAAAACAAACTTCTATTGAAGTAGATAATTATTTAAAAGTATTAAGTAGAAGTGAAATTGCTTCAAAATCAATAAATGAAAGAGGTGCAATTATTATTGCAACTTCAATGGATGAAGCTTGTTCTTTAATGAATGAAATAGCTCCTGAGCATTTAGAAGTTATGACAGCAAATCCTTTTGAACTTCTTTCAAAAATTAAACATGCAGGTGCTATTTTCTTAGGTGAAAATACTCCTGAACCTATTGGAGATTATATTGCTGGTCCAAATCATACTCTTCCAACAGGAAGTACAGCAAAATTTTATAGTCCTTTAAATGTAGAGAATTTTATGAAAAAATCTTCAATTATAAATTTCTCATCACAAGCAATTGATGAATTAGGAGAAGCTTGTGCAATTTTAGCTGATACTGAAGGTTTAACAGCACACGCTGAGTCAGTAAGAGTAAGGTTAAGAAAGGATTTTTAATGGGAAAATTTGAAGCACTTTTTAATGAAGATGAAAATGATATTTTAATAGGAAGTGCAAAATCAAAATTTCTTGATGTATTAAAAAATGCAAATAGTGAAGTAGTAGCAGAAGAACTTGATAAAATTATTGAGAAATTTGCTGCAATGGAGCTATTATTAACTCAAAATGATGAGTTTGAAAAAGTTTTACAAGAATATATATTTAAAAATAGTAGTGAAGTTCACCAAATGAAAAAATCACTTTATATGGAATTTACTGGTGAAATTATCTCAAGACTAGATTCATAAGGTTTTAAAATTGGTAGAGTTAGAAAAAGTAAAAGAGCAAATAAAAAAATTTGTTGAAGAGTGTAATGATAAAAAATCTTTAGAGTTATTAGATAAGCTAGCAACAGGAAAGATGCTAAGAAGTAAATTAATACTTAAAATAGCTGGAGTAAATGAGACTTCAATTAGATTATGTGCAATTGTAGAGATGATTCATGCAGCCTCACTTTTACATGATGATGTAATAGATGAAGCAGATACTAGAAGAGGTAAACCCTCTGTAAATGCCCTTTATGATAATAAAACTTCAATTATGTTTGGAGATGTTTTATATTCAAAAGCTTTTACAGAATTAACTAATATGCCTCAAGAAGTGGCTTATACAATTTCAAATGCAGTTACACTTTTAAGTATTGGTGAAATGTTAGATGTGGATTTAACAAAAGAGTTTAATACTTCATATGATAAATACTTAGATATGATTTATAAAAAAACTGCTTCATTAATTGAAGCTAGTGCAAAAGCTGCTGCTATTTTAGCTAATAAAGATAAAGACAAATTTGCTTTATATGGTAAAAATCTAGGTTTAGCATTTCAAATGATAGATGATATTTTAGATATTACACAAGATAGTCAAACTTTAGGAAAGCCTGCCTTATTGGATTTTATTGAAGGTAAAGTAACAATTCCATATTTATTACTATTTGATAGAACTTTACAAAAAGATAAATTAAAATCCCTATATAAAAAAGAGTTATCACAAGAAGAGAGTTTTTGGATTAAAAATGAAATGAAAGCTACAAAAGCTTTAGAAGATAGTATAAATCAAGCAAAAACTTTAGGTATAGAAGCAATTAATGCTGTAAAAAATGAAAATGATGACTCTTTAGTTCAAATAATGAAAGCAATGATAGAAAGAGAGTTTTAATATGAGTTATTTAGTAATTAGCTTTTCTCATAAAAATACAGATATTCAAACAAGAGAAAAGTTAGCTTTCCCCGATGAAGAAAATAAAGATAGATTTTTAAGACAGATATTAGAAGAAAAAGTAATAAGAGAAGCAATTTTACTTTCAACATGTAATAGAGTTGAAATAATAATTTCCACATCAAGTGTAGCTTATGCAACCGCTTTTATTATTGAAAAATTATCAAAATATTCTGGTATTTCATATGATGATTTATATGATAGAGCTGATATTTATGATAATGAAGGAGCAATTCACCATTTATTTTCTGTTGCTTCTGCACTTGACTCTTTAGTAATAGGTGAGACACAAATTGTAGGGCAATTAAAAGATGCCTTTAGATTTTCATTAAATAAAAATTACTGTCAGCAAAACTTGCCAAGGGCTTTACATTATGCTTTTAAATGTGCAGCAGCAGTTAGAACAGCTACAAGTTTAGGAACAGGTTCTGTATCAGTTGCAAGTACAGCTGTAATTAAAGCAAAAGAAGTTATTGGGGATACAAATGAGGTTAAAGCTTTAGTAATTGGAGCAGGAGAGATGAGTGAGCTTACTGTTAAGCATCTTATCTCAAGAGGTTTTAAAGTTACTATAATAAGTAGAGATATTAAAAAAGCTACAATTTTAGCAGAAAGTTTTGAAGAACATGTGGAAGTTGAAGAGTATAGTAAATTAACACAGTTATTAAATCAAATACCAGTTATGATAACTGCTACATCAGCACCTTACCCCATTATTACAGAGAATATGGTTTATGAGTGTGATTTTAATAGATATTGGTTTGATATAGCTGTTCCAAGAGATATTGCAGATAATATAAAATCACCAAATCTTACAATATTTTCTGTGGATGACCTTCAGTATATTGTTGATTCAAATATGCAACTAAAAGCAAAACAAGCAAAAGTTGCTTTTAGCATTGTGGGAAAAATGTCTGTTGAATTTTTTGAGTGGCTAAAAACTTTAGAAGTAGAACCTGTTATTAAACATCTATATTTAAGAGGTGATGAAATAATTGAGAAAAAAGTTAAAAATGCTATAAAAAAAGGTTTTATTTCTTGTGAACACGAAGCAAATATAAAAAAACTTTGTCAAACAGTATTAACAGAATATTTACATCATCCTTCAAAAAAAATGAAGCATATTTCGAAAAATATGGAGTGTGATATTGTTTTAGGAGCTGTTCAATCAATGTTTGATTTAAAAACAGATTCAAATATGTTAAATAAATATAAGTGCGAGCATGCATTACAAATAAATGAAAGAGGATAAGATTTAAATGAAATTTTCTAGAATGTTTATACCAACTACTAAAGAAGCACCAAAAGATGCAACTTTACCATCTCACCAATATTTAGTAAGAGGTGGATTTATAAATCAAGTAGGAGCTGGTATTTATAACTTTATGCCTTTAGGAAAAATAGTTTTAGATAAAATTAGAGCTATTGTAAAAGAAGAGATGGATAATGCAGGAGCAAATGAAGTTCTTATGAGTTTTGTAACGCCCCTTGAACTTTGGGAAGAATCAGGTAGAGCAAATGTTATGGGACATGAGCTTTTAAAGTTTAAAGATAGAAAAAATGCTGGATATGTTTTATCTCCAACAAATGAAGAATCAGTTGTTGATATTGTGAAAAATAGAGTAACTTCATATAAGGATTTACCTTTAAATTTATACCATATAAATACTAAGTTTAGAGATGAAGCAAGACCTAGATTTGGTCTTATGAGAGGAAGAGAGTTTTTAATGAAAGATGCTTACTCTTTCCATGCTACACAAGAAGATTTAGTAAGAGAATTTAACCTTATGGAAGAGACTTATAAAAAAGTTTATTCAAGACTAGGTTTAGAGTTTAGAGTAGTTGAAGCTGATAGTGGTGCTATTGGTGGAAGTGGTTCTAAAGAGTTTATGATTTTAGCAAACTCAGGTGAAGATACAATTGTAGTATGTGACTCTTGTGATTATGGAGCTAATATTGAAGCTGCAAAAAGAAAAGAGCTAAAAAAAGAAAAACTTGAAACTAAACAAATAGAAAAAGTACATACTCCAAATTTAAAATCTATTGAAGAAGTAACTAACTTTTTACAAATTGACCCATACTATTCAATAAAAGCTGTGATTAAAAAAGCAATTTTTAAGAATAGTGTTGAAACTGTAGTATTTTTTGTAAGAGGAGTTGATGAACTTGAAGAGACAAAAGCTTGTAACGCAGTTGATGCTATTGATTTAGAAGATGCAACACCAGAAGATTTAGAAAAAGCAAATTTAATTGCAGGTTTTTGTGGAATAATTGATTTTCCAAAAAATATTAAAGTTGTTTTTGATAAAGAATTAATTGGAGAAAATAATATTGTTTGTGGGGCAAATGAAGAAGATTATCACTTAACAGGTGTAGATTTAACTGCTTTAGATTTAGAATATAAAGATTTAGTTGTGGTTAAAGAAGGTGATACTTGTGCTTGTTGTGGTGGAAAATTAACTTATACAAAAGGAATTGAAGCTGGACATATTTTCCAATTAGGAACAAAATACTCAAGTGCTATGAATGCAACATTTTTAGATTCAAATGGAAAAGCTCAGCCTTTTATTATGGGATGTTATGGAATAGGAGTTTCTAGATTAGTAGCTGCTGTTATTGAGCAAAACCATGATGAAAAAGGTTGTATTTGGACAAAATCTACTGCCCCATTTATGGTAGATATTATTGTCTCTAATTCTAAAAAAGAAGAAGAAGCACAAGCTGGTGAAAAAATTTATAATGAATTAAAAGCAAATGGAGTAGAAGTTTTATTAGATGATAGAATAAATGCAAGATTTGGTTTTAAAATGGGAGATTTCGAGCTTATTGGTTTTCCATATGCTGTTGTAATAGGTAAAAAATTACAAGAAGGGTTAGTGGAAATTATTGATAGAAAAACTTTAGAAAAAGTAGATGTTGCTTTAGAAGAAGTAACTTCTAAACTTCTAGAATTTATAAAGTAAGGTGAAAAAATGCAAGAGAGTGTTCAAACTGTTTCAGATTTAATTGGTATGTATGCTTTAAATATAGCATTATCAATTGTTATTTTTGTAGTTGGAAAATGGATTGTTGGAAAATTAACTGATGTTAGTGTAAGACTTTTAGAAAAAAGTAAAAAAGTTGATGATACATTAATTAAATTTCTAAGAAATATTATTTATTATACTTTATTGGTTATTGTTGTTTTAACAGCATTAAAACAATTAGGTATTGATACAACTTCATTTTTTGCAATTTTAGGTGCAGCAGGTCTTGCTATTGGTTTAGCTTTAAAAGATTCACTTGGTAACTTTGCTTCAGGAGTTATGATAGTTGTTTTTAGACCATTTAAAGTGGGTGATTTTATAACTGCTGCTGGTTCTAGTGGAACTGTTGAAGAGATTTCTATTTTTAATACTATTTTAAAAACAGGAGATAATCAAAAACTAATAATTCCAAATGGTTCTATTACAAGTGGAACAATAATAAATGTTAATGCAAATGATACTAGAAGAGTAGATTTAGTTGTTGGTATTGGTTATGATGATGATATTAAAAAAGCAAAAGAGATTTTAGAAACTATTTTAAAATCACATGATAAAGTTTTATTAGATAAAGGAATAACTGTTGCAGTTTCAGAACTTGCAAA
This genomic window contains:
- a CDS encoding 1-aminocyclopropane-1-carboxylate deaminase/D-cysteine desulfhydrase, whose translation is MLQLHMNFTNSPIQKVIFRNKEIYIKRDDLLHKDFSGNKARKFYYFLNNDFKNIKKLISYGSAQANSLYTMSVLAKLRGWEFDFYVKHISNFLKDNPAGNYKASLENGANIIEKEVEDLHSYISENLLSKEILYIQEGGRVKEASYGIEILSNEIKSWAKQNNIKQLKVMLPSGTGTTALFLQKYLPFEVLTCPCVGKEEYLKKQFFSLEENEKFHPTILKLSKNYHFGKLYKEFYEIYLELKKQTNIEFELLYDPLGFISLVNSDYFFSQTPVLYIHQGGILGNKTMIERYKRKLNFNN
- a CDS encoding ABC transporter substrate-binding protein, with translation MKIKNYFFIFFILYFSLSLNANELKKASIQLNWKYQFEFAGYIAAIEKGFYKEIGYDVELRELNENINVVDEVKNQRATFGIYDSSILDKYDNTKPIILLANYLKKSPLVFVTKQDIYSPTDLKNKKIMISNFELENSSLSKLLEKFKIKKEDFTVIAHEISIEKFIKGEVDVTTAYITNQLYYLQKEKVPFNILNPMNYEIYGFGGNLFSSLEYVKNNTSNINNFIKATNKGWKYALENKEEIINIIYNKYSKQKSKEALLYEAKMIENIMLLDVYKLGEVRKTLVLDELIRAQNINLIDKSVTLNDIIYSLSKYSKNYNFSLDELDYLNRKKQILMCTDPSWMPYEKIEEGKHTGIISDYISFFEKEINIPIKLYVTKSWNESLKAISEKKCDILSGVIPTEIRTKNMDITKPYINFPLVIATKKEEMFISNLDEVIETKKIAVVRDYAYSEVFKKRYPKNKIVLVNNVEEGLEKVLHGEIFGFIDSITTIGYKLQREYFSELKIAGKFDEKYSLGIGVRNDEPLLFSIFDKLVLKLDISTKHEILKKWINVQYDGDFDYKLFWKIFIIFIIIIFIITYRYKEVVNNKENLQKERKKLEEKNAELKKMQKALKDSLQNFEILLDSTMEAVLVFKEHDCIDINKVGYKLLGYKSKSEVIGKSLYHHVHEDFIVTLKESLNKNLESYEIEFVRTDGSTFPALVKDRYIYLNNERVKLFTIVDLTELKNKENLLFKQSKLASMGEMIGNIAHQWRQPLSLISTIATGLKLKIETQTEDKNESIEFLDRLNTTAQHLSSTIDDFRNFFAADKRKEEFYVYSLIEQNLVLLDSIFKTNFIEVKIDIDKNIKLNTYKNELTQALLNILNNANDAFKEKSLEEDKYIFIRVYKKHKNVFICIKDNAGGIPTTIIDKIFEPYFTTKHKSNGTGIGLYMTYQIINEHIHGKIEVENCTYIYNNETHKGAKFIITIPNK
- a CDS encoding shikimate kinase encodes the protein MRNVLLNKSNIILIGFMGVGKGTVARALVKNSTLFSIDTDDLIESIESRKIKKIFETDGEAYFRALEKRCALWLENSVNNTIISTGGGFYKQENLQKIGKVIYLKSSFEGILERIRNSENAEKKFKKRPLLKNLEEAKKLYDLRAREYEAVANVVINVENRDILDIVNEILEVI
- the hisD gene encoding histidinol dehydrogenase codes for the protein MKIISTKQENFKEEFEAILARAKTDIQGVSAIVTNIINEIVEEKNSALKRHIEKFDKWEVKSDEELLISKDDMKKAYDNINADLKKALHTAYDRIKAYHEKQLPKSWLDFEKNGTVLGQKVSPVDRAGLYIPGGKAAYPSSLLMNAIPAIVAGVEEIVVCTPTPNNEINELLLAACHICNISKAFKVGGASAIAAMAYGTQTIPKVDVITGPGNIFVATAKKLVFGEVNIDMIAGPSEIGILSDSTAKPKYLAIDLLSQAEHDEMASSIMITIDEEIAKQTSIEVDNYLKVLSRSEIASKSINERGAIIIATSMDEACSLMNEIAPEHLEVMTANPFELLSKIKHAGAIFLGENTPEPIGDYIAGPNHTLPTGSTAKFYSPLNVENFMKKSSIINFSSQAIDELGEACAILADTEGLTAHAESVRVRLRKDF
- a CDS encoding DUF2018 family protein, with the translated sequence MGKFEALFNEDENDILIGSAKSKFLDVLKNANSEVVAEELDKIIEKFAAMELLLTQNDEFEKVLQEYIFKNSSEVHQMKKSLYMEFTGEIISRLDS
- a CDS encoding polyprenyl synthetase family protein, encoding MVELEKVKEQIKKFVEECNDKKSLELLDKLATGKMLRSKLILKIAGVNETSIRLCAIVEMIHAASLLHDDVIDEADTRRGKPSVNALYDNKTSIMFGDVLYSKAFTELTNMPQEVAYTISNAVTLLSIGEMLDVDLTKEFNTSYDKYLDMIYKKTASLIEASAKAAAILANKDKDKFALYGKNLGLAFQMIDDILDITQDSQTLGKPALLDFIEGKVTIPYLLLFDRTLQKDKLKSLYKKELSQEESFWIKNEMKATKALEDSINQAKTLGIEAINAVKNENDDSLVQIMKAMIEREF
- the hemA gene encoding glutamyl-tRNA reductase — encoded protein: MSYLVISFSHKNTDIQTREKLAFPDEENKDRFLRQILEEKVIREAILLSTCNRVEIIISTSSVAYATAFIIEKLSKYSGISYDDLYDRADIYDNEGAIHHLFSVASALDSLVIGETQIVGQLKDAFRFSLNKNYCQQNLPRALHYAFKCAAAVRTATSLGTGSVSVASTAVIKAKEVIGDTNEVKALVIGAGEMSELTVKHLISRGFKVTIISRDIKKATILAESFEEHVEVEEYSKLTQLLNQIPVMITATSAPYPIITENMVYECDFNRYWFDIAVPRDIADNIKSPNLTIFSVDDLQYIVDSNMQLKAKQAKVAFSIVGKMSVEFFEWLKTLEVEPVIKHLYLRGDEIIEKKVKNAIKKGFISCEHEANIKKLCQTVLTEYLHHPSKKMKHISKNMECDIVLGAVQSMFDLKTDSNMLNKYKCEHALQINERG
- a CDS encoding proline--tRNA ligase yields the protein MKFSRMFIPTTKEAPKDATLPSHQYLVRGGFINQVGAGIYNFMPLGKIVLDKIRAIVKEEMDNAGANEVLMSFVTPLELWEESGRANVMGHELLKFKDRKNAGYVLSPTNEESVVDIVKNRVTSYKDLPLNLYHINTKFRDEARPRFGLMRGREFLMKDAYSFHATQEDLVREFNLMEETYKKVYSRLGLEFRVVEADSGAIGGSGSKEFMILANSGEDTIVVCDSCDYGANIEAAKRKELKKEKLETKQIEKVHTPNLKSIEEVTNFLQIDPYYSIKAVIKKAIFKNSVETVVFFVRGVDELEETKACNAVDAIDLEDATPEDLEKANLIAGFCGIIDFPKNIKVVFDKELIGENNIVCGANEEDYHLTGVDLTALDLEYKDLVVVKEGDTCACCGGKLTYTKGIEAGHIFQLGTKYSSAMNATFLDSNGKAQPFIMGCYGIGVSRLVAAVIEQNHDEKGCIWTKSTAPFMVDIIVSNSKKEEEAQAGEKIYNELKANGVEVLLDDRINARFGFKMGDFELIGFPYAVVIGKKLQEGLVEIIDRKTLEKVDVALEEVTSKLLEFIK
- a CDS encoding mechanosensitive ion channel family protein, yielding MQESVQTVSDLIGMYALNIALSIVIFVVGKWIVGKLTDVSVRLLEKSKKVDDTLIKFLRNIIYYTLLVIVVLTALKQLGIDTTSFFAILGAAGLAIGLALKDSLGNFASGVMIVVFRPFKVGDFITAAGSSGTVEEISIFNTILKTGDNQKLIIPNGSITSGTIINVNANDTRRVDLVVGIGYDDDIKKAKEILETILKSHDKVLLDKGITVAVSELANSSVNFVVRAWVNTPDYWAVKFDLTEAVKTTFDKEGISIPYPQTDVHVYKHKV